Proteins encoded together in one Streptomyces asoensis window:
- the hisB gene encoding imidazoleglycerol-phosphate dehydratase HisB, with protein MTREGRVGRIERTTKETSVLVEINLDGTGKVDVSTGVGFYDHMLDQLGRHGLFDLTVKTDGDLHIDSHHTIEDTALALGAAFKQALGDKVGIYRFGNCTVPLDESLAQVTVDLSGRPYLVHTEPEKMAPMIGEYDTTMTRHILESFVAQAQIALHVHVPYGRNAHHIVECQFKALARALRYASERDPRAAGILPSTKGAL; from the coding sequence ATGACTCGCGAAGGGCGTGTCGGGAGAATCGAGCGCACCACGAAGGAGACGTCGGTCCTCGTCGAGATCAACCTCGACGGCACCGGCAAGGTCGACGTGTCCACCGGCGTCGGCTTCTACGACCACATGCTCGACCAGCTCGGACGGCACGGTCTGTTCGACCTCACCGTGAAGACCGACGGCGACCTGCACATCGACTCCCACCACACCATCGAGGACACCGCCCTCGCGCTCGGCGCCGCCTTCAAGCAGGCCCTCGGCGACAAGGTGGGCATCTACCGCTTCGGCAACTGCACGGTCCCGCTGGACGAGTCCCTCGCCCAGGTCACCGTCGACCTCTCCGGCCGCCCCTACCTCGTGCACACCGAGCCCGAGAAGATGGCGCCGATGATCGGCGAGTACGACACCACGATGACCCGGCACATCCTGGAGTCCTTCGTCGCCCAGGCGCAGATCGCGCTGCACGTGCACGTGCCCTACGGGCGCAACGCGCACCACATCGTGGAGTGCCAGTTCAAGGCGCTGGCCCGGGCCCTGCGCTACGCCTCCGAGCGCGACCCGCGCGCGGCCGGCATCCTCCCCTCCACGAAGGGCGCACTGTAA
- the ybaK gene encoding Cys-tRNA(Pro) deacylase: MAKKQKKQQQSGGTPATVALTAAGVEFTVHAYEHDPSHPSYGEEAAEAMGVSPDRVFKTLVADVDGALTVAVVPVAGSLDLKALASAVGGKRAAMADPVLAERTTGYVRGGISPLGQRKRLPTVVDASATDHATICVSAGRRGLEVELSPADLAALTAAVLSPIARG, encoded by the coding sequence ATGGCGAAGAAGCAGAAGAAGCAGCAGCAGTCCGGGGGCACGCCCGCGACGGTGGCCCTCACCGCCGCCGGGGTGGAGTTCACGGTGCACGCCTACGAGCACGACCCGAGCCACCCGTCCTACGGCGAGGAGGCGGCCGAGGCGATGGGCGTCTCCCCCGACCGGGTCTTCAAGACGCTGGTCGCGGACGTGGACGGCGCCCTGACGGTGGCCGTCGTGCCGGTGGCCGGTTCGCTGGACCTGAAGGCCCTGGCCTCGGCGGTCGGCGGCAAGCGGGCGGCGATGGCCGACCCGGTCCTTGCGGAGCGCACCACGGGCTACGTCCGGGGCGGCATCTCGCCCCTGGGGCAGCGCAAGCGGCTCCCCACGGTCGTGGACGCCTCGGCGACGGACCACGCCACCATCTGCGTCTCGGCCGGCCGCAGGGGCCTGGAGGTCGAGCTGTCCCCCGCCGACCTGGCCGCCCTCACCGCGGCGGTGCTGTCCCCGATCGCCCGCGGCTGA
- a CDS encoding NYN domain-containing protein, whose product MDRCIVLVDAGYLLGAAASLLAGEPSRSRITVDHAALVQGLREQAESETERPLLRIYWFDGAPDRVPQPEHRRLRVMPRVTVRLGALTRSDGRWAQKGVDAAMHAELTELARNRACSDVVLVTGDGDLLPGMMAAKEHGVAVHLWAVQAADGDYNQSEDLVAEADERRVLDRNWITKAVRAKELGGICAPPPAPRPEIAAILSAPLPDSGLAPAAERPAEETEHASAAGASDHGVQERVPAPKGGVPTPKDLAALRAPGAQAVPPPTTATLRWSSDKGWVDRPGTAAEPSEIAAMPTLAQLTTAEQRWADREEDITTVGGDPYEVGQVFARRWMGRLGEQGQLQKLSGMYPRIPHRIDGELLRYAARFGLLAHKDDQIDEHDRYAIRAGFWREIDVRTAAEHAPAGD is encoded by the coding sequence GTGGACCGCTGCATCGTCCTGGTGGACGCCGGGTATCTGCTGGGGGCGGCCGCCAGTCTCCTCGCCGGGGAGCCCTCGCGATCGAGGATCACCGTCGATCACGCCGCCCTCGTCCAGGGCCTACGCGAACAGGCCGAGTCGGAGACCGAACGGCCCCTGCTGCGCATCTACTGGTTCGACGGCGCCCCCGACCGCGTCCCCCAGCCCGAGCACCGCAGACTGCGGGTGATGCCCCGGGTGACCGTCCGCCTCGGCGCGCTGACCCGCAGCGACGGCCGCTGGGCCCAGAAGGGGGTCGACGCCGCCATGCACGCCGAGCTGACCGAACTGGCCCGCAACCGCGCGTGTTCCGACGTCGTGCTCGTCACCGGCGACGGCGATCTGCTGCCCGGCATGATGGCCGCCAAGGAGCACGGCGTCGCCGTCCACCTGTGGGCCGTCCAGGCCGCCGACGGCGACTACAACCAGTCCGAGGACCTGGTCGCCGAGGCCGACGAACGGCGCGTCCTGGACCGCAACTGGATCACCAAGGCCGTACGCGCCAAGGAGCTCGGCGGGATCTGCGCGCCGCCGCCCGCGCCCCGGCCCGAGATCGCCGCGATCCTCTCCGCGCCGCTGCCCGACTCCGGTCTGGCCCCCGCCGCAGAGCGGCCCGCCGAGGAGACCGAGCACGCTTCGGCCGCCGGCGCCTCCGACCACGGCGTCCAGGAGCGGGTGCCCGCCCCCAAGGGAGGCGTGCCGACCCCGAAGGACCTCGCCGCCCTGCGCGCGCCCGGCGCCCAGGCCGTCCCGCCCCCGACCACCGCGACCCTGCGCTGGTCCTCCGACAAGGGCTGGGTGGACCGCCCCGGGACCGCCGCCGAACCCTCCGAGATCGCCGCGATGCCGACCCTCGCGCAGCTCACCACGGCCGAACAGCGCTGGGCCGACCGCGAGGAGGACATCACCACCGTCGGCGGCGACCCCTACGAGGTGGGCCAGGTCTTCGCCCGCCGGTGGATGGGCCGTCTCGGTGAACAGGGCCAGCTCCAGAAACTCTCGGGCATGTACCCGCGCATCCCGCACCGCATCGACGGCGAGCTGCTGAGGTACGCGGCCCGCTTCGGACTCCTCGCGCACAAGGACGACCAGATCGACGAACACGACCGGTACGCCATCCGGGCGGGATTCTGGCGCGAGATCGACGTACGGACGGCCGCCGAGCACGCTCCGGCGGGGGACTGA
- a CDS encoding oxidoreductase — translation MTEGAGIRTGDDAGDLPDDLTAAEAGMWQAFRNGSVYDLSSGDTVVDDPHGGHPWGEARTVRARIVAWLLLAGPPALAGRVSSLKLVGVQVSGTLDLAGGTVVPYLEMRRCRFEREVLLPEARFTTLRMVDCSVPRLEAARVHTEGDLHLPRCRFHNGVRLTDAHIGTDLLLNQAIVYRDRSGRSIAADGMTVGQDLQAELLESHGELSLRSAKIGVSLSLRGARLANPYTRLALNAPQLTVERSLYLTPAGVGGQALSGTTPARGTRVQRFECRGGIRLDDGRFGDAVDLERARFVFTDDQELSLRRVQTSELRFLGERPGRGKVVLSGARVTNLVDRAAAWPGPGSVHMGGFAYENLVPQGPFPLAERLRWVAAATAEYAPEPYERLATVLRAGGEDEDAREVLLAKQRRRRETLPPAAKLWGYAQDWTVAYGYRPGRAAVWMAVLWAASSLAFAHAAHPPVDAGHPPWNPALFALDLLLPVIDLGQVGQWQLSGGWQWLSAALILLGWILATTVAAGATRLLRRG, via the coding sequence GTGACCGAGGGGGCCGGCATCCGTACGGGAGACGACGCGGGAGACCTGCCGGACGACCTGACCGCCGCCGAGGCCGGCATGTGGCAGGCCTTCCGCAACGGCAGCGTGTACGACCTGAGCAGCGGGGACACCGTCGTGGACGATCCGCACGGCGGGCATCCGTGGGGCGAGGCGCGCACGGTGCGGGCGCGGATCGTCGCCTGGCTGCTGCTGGCCGGGCCGCCCGCGCTGGCCGGCCGGGTCTCCTCGCTGAAGCTGGTGGGCGTGCAGGTCAGCGGCACCCTGGACCTCGCGGGCGGCACGGTGGTGCCGTACCTGGAGATGCGGCGCTGCCGGTTCGAGCGGGAGGTGCTGCTGCCGGAGGCGCGGTTCACCACCTTGCGGATGGTGGACTGCTCGGTGCCGCGTCTGGAGGCGGCCCGGGTGCACACCGAGGGCGATCTGCACCTGCCCCGCTGCCGCTTCCACAACGGCGTACGGCTCACCGACGCGCACATCGGCACCGACCTGCTGCTCAACCAGGCGATCGTCTACCGCGACCGCAGCGGGCGCTCGATCGCCGCCGACGGCATGACGGTCGGCCAGGACCTCCAGGCCGAGCTGCTCGAATCGCACGGGGAGCTCAGCCTGCGCAGCGCGAAGATCGGCGTGTCGCTGAGCCTGCGGGGCGCGCGGCTGGCCAATCCCTACACCCGGCTCGCGCTGAACGCGCCGCAGCTGACGGTGGAGCGCTCGCTGTACCTGACCCCGGCCGGCGTCGGCGGCCAGGCGCTGAGCGGCACGACCCCCGCCCGCGGGACCCGTGTCCAGCGCTTCGAGTGCCGGGGCGGGATACGGCTGGACGACGGGCGGTTCGGGGACGCCGTGGACCTGGAGCGGGCCCGGTTCGTGTTCACGGACGACCAGGAGCTGTCGCTGCGCCGGGTGCAGACGTCCGAACTGCGATTCCTCGGCGAGCGGCCGGGCCGCGGCAAGGTGGTGCTGTCGGGCGCCCGGGTGACCAACCTGGTGGACCGGGCGGCCGCCTGGCCGGGTCCGGGCAGCGTGCACATGGGCGGCTTCGCGTACGAGAACCTGGTGCCGCAGGGGCCGTTCCCGCTGGCCGAGCGGCTGCGCTGGGTGGCCGCGGCGACCGCCGAGTACGCCCCGGAGCCGTACGAGCGGCTGGCCACGGTGCTGCGGGCCGGCGGGGAGGACGAGGACGCCCGCGAGGTGCTGCTCGCCAAGCAGCGGCGGCGGCGCGAGACCCTGCCGCCGGCCGCGAAGCTGTGGGGCTACGCGCAGGACTGGACGGTCGCGTACGGGTACCGGCCGGGGCGGGCGGCGGTGTGGATGGCGGTGCTGTGGGCGGCGAGTTCGCTGGCCTTCGCGCACGCCGCGCACCCGCCCGTCGACGCGGGGCACCCGCCCTGGAACCCGGCCCTGTTCGCGCTCGACCTGCTGCTGCCGGTGATCGACCTGGGCCAGGTCGGCCAGTGGCAGCTGAGCGGCGGCTGGCAGTGGCTGTCGGCGGCGCTGATCCTGCTGGGCTGGATCCTGGCCACGACGGTGGCGGCGGGGGCGACGAGGCTGCTGCGCCGGGGCTGA
- the hisD gene encoding histidinol dehydrogenase — MISRIDLRGDALPEGPALRDLLPRADFDVSAALEKVRPICEAVHHRGDAALIDFAEKFDGVRLESVRVPAQAIADALERLDPAVRAALEESIRRARLVHRAQRRTTHTTQVVPGGSVTEKWVPVDRVGLYAPGGRSVYPSSVIMNVVPAQEAGVGSIALASPAQAEYDGLPHPTILAACALLGVDEVYAAGGATAVAMFAHGTESCAPANMVTGPGNIWVAAAKRHFAGKIGIDAEAGPTEIAVLADSTADPVHIAADLISQAEHDPLAAAVLVTDSVDLADAVAKELEPQVAATKHVDDRIVPALAGRQSAIVLVDGVDEGLRVVDAYGAEHLEIQTADAAAVADRVRNAGAIFVGPWAPVSLGDYAAGSNHVLPTGGCACHSSGLSVQSFLRGIHIVDYTRDALAEVAHHVVTLAEAEDLPAHGAAIKARFDWKVPTSK, encoded by the coding sequence GTGATCTCCCGAATCGATCTGCGCGGCGACGCCCTCCCCGAGGGACCCGCCCTGCGCGACCTGCTGCCCCGAGCCGACTTCGACGTCTCGGCCGCCCTGGAGAAGGTGCGTCCGATCTGCGAGGCCGTGCATCATCGGGGCGACGCGGCGCTGATCGACTTCGCGGAGAAGTTCGACGGGGTGCGGCTGGAATCCGTGCGCGTTCCCGCGCAGGCGATCGCCGACGCGCTGGAGCGCCTCGACCCCGCCGTGCGTGCCGCCCTCGAGGAGTCCATCCGCCGCGCCCGTCTCGTCCACCGCGCGCAGCGCCGTACGACGCACACCACCCAGGTCGTCCCCGGCGGCTCCGTGACCGAGAAATGGGTCCCCGTCGACCGCGTCGGGCTGTACGCGCCCGGCGGCCGGTCCGTCTACCCGTCCTCCGTGATCATGAACGTCGTCCCGGCCCAGGAGGCCGGCGTCGGGTCGATCGCCCTCGCCTCCCCGGCGCAGGCCGAGTACGACGGCCTCCCGCACCCGACGATCCTCGCCGCGTGCGCCCTGCTCGGCGTCGACGAGGTCTACGCGGCCGGCGGCGCGACCGCCGTCGCGATGTTCGCCCACGGCACCGAGTCCTGCGCGCCCGCCAACATGGTCACCGGCCCCGGCAACATCTGGGTCGCCGCCGCCAAGCGTCACTTCGCCGGCAAGATCGGCATCGACGCCGAGGCCGGACCCACCGAGATCGCCGTCCTCGCGGACTCCACGGCCGACCCCGTGCACATCGCCGCCGACCTGATCAGCCAGGCCGAGCACGACCCGCTGGCCGCCGCCGTCCTGGTCACCGACTCGGTCGACCTGGCGGACGCGGTCGCGAAGGAACTGGAACCGCAGGTCGCGGCCACCAAGCACGTCGACGACCGGATCGTCCCCGCACTCGCCGGCCGGCAGTCGGCGATCGTGCTGGTCGACGGCGTCGACGAGGGCCTGCGGGTGGTCGACGCGTACGGCGCCGAGCACCTGGAGATCCAGACCGCCGACGCCGCCGCCGTGGCCGACCGGGTGAGGAACGCCGGCGCGATCTTCGTCGGCCCCTGGGCGCCGGTCTCCCTCGGCGACTACGCGGCCGGGTCCAACCACGTGCTCCCCACGGGCGGCTGCGCCTGCCACTCCTCCGGACTGTCCGTGCAGTCCTTCCTGCGGGGCATCCACATCGTCGACTACACCCGTGACGCGCTGGCCGAGGTGGCGCACCACGTGGTGACGCTCGCGGAGGCGGAGGACCTGCCGGCCCACGGGGCGGCGATCAAGGCGCGGTTCGACTGGAAGGTACCGACGAGCAAGTGA
- a CDS encoding DUF2567 domain-containing protein, translated as MTAPLTPPPPPHEPSPHAAWPPSPGGYAGTGAVPHDAPYGQDGPGMKTELREAAVITVAVTLVGAVLGLLWVWLAPKVPLVGDVVEGNWVVYFKDTEGEQAIGVDGTFTLLALACGALSALAVFLWRRRGGVPLVVALGVGGFLGSLLAWRLGVWLGPGSDVLAHAQDVGKGVTFSAPLKLGAKGALLAWPFAAVLVHLGLTALFGPREADPYRPDPGLPKDGYGAPMA; from the coding sequence GTGACCGCACCGCTGACTCCGCCCCCGCCGCCGCACGAACCGTCTCCGCACGCGGCCTGGCCGCCGTCGCCCGGCGGGTACGCGGGGACGGGCGCCGTGCCCCACGACGCCCCGTACGGACAGGACGGGCCCGGCATGAAGACCGAACTGAGGGAAGCCGCCGTCATCACGGTCGCGGTCACGCTCGTGGGGGCCGTGCTCGGGTTGCTGTGGGTGTGGCTGGCGCCCAAGGTGCCGCTCGTCGGTGACGTCGTCGAGGGCAACTGGGTCGTCTACTTCAAGGACACCGAGGGCGAGCAGGCGATCGGCGTCGACGGCACGTTCACCCTGCTGGCCCTGGCGTGCGGTGCCCTCAGCGCGCTGGCCGTGTTCCTGTGGCGGCGGCGCGGCGGGGTCCCCCTCGTGGTCGCGCTCGGCGTCGGCGGATTCCTCGGCTCGCTCCTCGCCTGGCGGCTGGGGGTGTGGCTGGGACCCGGCTCCGACGTGCTCGCGCACGCGCAGGACGTGGGCAAGGGGGTCACGTTCTCCGCGCCCCTGAAGCTGGGGGCGAAGGGTGCGCTGCTGGCGTGGCCGTTCGCCGCGGTGCTGGTGCATCTGGGGCTCACGGCGCTGTTCGGACCGCGCGAAGCCGACCCGTACCGGCCGGACCCCGGTCTTCCCAAGGACGGCTACGGCGCGCCGATGGCGTGA
- a CDS encoding ABC transporter ATP-binding protein, with translation MSTRAAPPIRHGDEVVCAVRGLTKTYPAVRGRRGTPATPEVRATDDVRLDIRRGEIFGLLGPNGAGKTTLVRQMTGLMRPDAGSVEILGHDIVRHPERAARILAYLGQESTALDELTVSLAAETTGRLRGLDVRTARRERDAVLDELGLTPIAGRPLRKLSGGQRRLACFATALVGERPLLVLDEPTTGMDPVARRAVWASVDRRRAERGATVLLVTHNVIEAETVLDRVAVLDQGRVIACDTPAGLKEQVADEVRVELVWRERAPLEVPEVAALRERAVESGRRWTLRLAPEEARAIVATVTGGAAFAALDDFTLATPSLEDVYLALGGAARQGLVRA, from the coding sequence GTGAGTACGCGCGCGGCACCGCCCATTCGGCACGGGGACGAGGTCGTATGTGCCGTACGCGGACTGACCAAGACCTATCCGGCCGTCCGCGGCCGGCGCGGCACCCCCGCCACACCCGAGGTCCGGGCCACCGACGACGTCCGGCTGGACATCCGGCGCGGTGAGATCTTCGGGCTGCTCGGGCCGAACGGCGCGGGCAAGACCACCCTCGTGCGCCAGATGACCGGACTGATGCGTCCCGACGCGGGCAGCGTCGAGATCCTCGGCCACGACATCGTGCGCCACCCCGAGCGGGCCGCGCGCATCCTGGCCTACCTCGGGCAGGAGTCCACCGCCCTCGACGAGCTCACCGTGTCGCTGGCCGCCGAGACCACCGGACGGCTGCGCGGCCTCGACGTGCGCACCGCCCGCCGCGAGCGGGACGCCGTCCTCGACGAACTGGGGCTCACACCGATCGCGGGACGACCGCTGCGCAAGCTGTCCGGCGGACAGCGCCGGCTGGCCTGCTTCGCCACCGCGCTCGTGGGGGAGCGACCCCTGCTGGTGCTGGACGAGCCGACCACCGGGATGGACCCGGTGGCCCGGCGGGCCGTGTGGGCCTCCGTGGACCGGCGGCGGGCCGAGCGCGGGGCGACCGTCCTGCTCGTCACCCACAACGTCATCGAGGCGGAGACCGTCCTCGACCGGGTCGCCGTCCTCGACCAGGGCCGGGTCATCGCCTGCGACACCCCGGCCGGGCTCAAGGAGCAGGTCGCCGACGAGGTGCGGGTCGAGCTGGTGTGGCGCGAGCGGGCGCCCCTGGAGGTGCCCGAGGTGGCCGCGCTGCGCGAGCGGGCCGTGGAGTCGGGCCGCCGCTGGACGCTGCGGCTGGCGCCCGAGGAGGCGCGCGCGATCGTGGCCACCGTCACCGGCGGGGCCGCCTTCGCGGCCCTGGACGACTTCACCCTGGCCACACCCAGCCTGGAGGACGTGTACCTGGCGCTGGGCGGAGCGGCCCGGCAGGGCCTGGTACGGGCATGA
- a CDS encoding histidinol-phosphate transaminase → MSFGIDDLPVRDELRGKSPYGAPQLDVPVRLNTNENPYPLPEPLVERIAERVREAARDLNRYPDRDAVELRTQLAKYLTDTSGYRVGTENVWAANGSNEVIQQLLQTFGGPGRTAIGFEPSYSMHGLIARGTGTGWISGPRNEDFTIDLAAAERAVAEHRPDVVFVTTPNNPTGTAVPAGTVLALYEAAQRAKPSMVVVDEAYVEFSHGDSLLPLLEGRPNLVVSRTMSKAFGAAGLRLGYLAAHPAVVDAVQLVRLPYHLSAVTQATALAALEHTGTLLKYVEQLKSERDRLMGELLATGYEVTASDANFVQFGRFEDAHAVWRQILDRGVLVRDNGVPGWLRVTAGTPEENDAFLDAVRELKKEQSA, encoded by the coding sequence GTGAGCTTCGGAATCGACGATCTCCCCGTACGGGACGAGCTGCGCGGCAAGTCCCCCTACGGCGCGCCCCAGCTGGACGTCCCCGTACGGCTCAACACCAACGAGAACCCCTACCCGCTGCCCGAACCGCTGGTCGAGCGGATCGCCGAGCGGGTGCGCGAGGCGGCCCGCGACCTCAACCGCTACCCCGACCGCGACGCCGTCGAACTGCGCACGCAGCTCGCGAAGTACCTCACCGACACCTCGGGGTACCGCGTCGGCACGGAGAACGTGTGGGCGGCGAACGGCTCCAACGAGGTCATCCAGCAGCTGCTCCAGACCTTCGGCGGACCCGGCCGGACCGCGATCGGCTTCGAGCCGTCGTACTCCATGCACGGGCTCATCGCGCGCGGCACCGGAACCGGATGGATCTCCGGCCCCCGCAACGAGGACTTCACCATCGACCTCGCGGCCGCCGAACGGGCCGTCGCCGAGCACCGGCCCGACGTCGTCTTCGTCACCACCCCCAACAACCCCACCGGCACCGCGGTCCCGGCCGGGACGGTCCTCGCGCTGTACGAGGCCGCCCAGCGCGCCAAGCCCTCCATGGTGGTCGTCGACGAGGCCTACGTCGAGTTCAGCCACGGCGACTCGCTGCTGCCGCTGCTCGAAGGACGGCCGAACCTCGTCGTCTCGCGCACCATGTCGAAGGCCTTCGGCGCGGCCGGCCTGCGTCTCGGCTACCTCGCCGCCCACCCGGCGGTCGTGGACGCCGTCCAGCTCGTCCGGCTGCCGTACCACCTGTCCGCCGTCACCCAGGCGACCGCGCTGGCCGCCCTGGAGCACACCGGCACGCTGCTTAAGTACGTCGAGCAGCTCAAGTCGGAACGCGACCGGCTGATGGGCGAGCTGCTCGCGACCGGCTACGAGGTCACGGCGTCCGACGCCAACTTCGTGCAGTTCGGGCGGTTCGAGGACGCCCACGCCGTCTGGCGGCAGATCCTCGACCGGGGCGTCCTGGTCCGGGACAACGGCGTGCCCGGCTGGCTGCGGGTCACCGCCGGAACCCCCGAAGAGAACGACGCGTTCCTCGACGCGGTCCGTGAACTGAAGAAGGAGCAGAGCGCATGA
- a CDS encoding ABC transporter permease, whose protein sequence is MSVVPAEVLPGGTRAVTGSASRAAAELAPRARLWPSLVAVYRAQLSRARVARIPLLFVATFQSVGILIMMRGVVDGGREAEAVVAGSSVLVVAFVALNLLAQYFGQLRASGGLDHYATLPVPPAAVVLGAAGAYASFTVPGTLVTAVFGCVLFGLPFTHLWVLAAVIPLAGAALSGLGAAFGLLAPRPELATVLGQLGMSAALLLGVLPPDRMPEAVRFARDLLPSTYGVEAFARTFRAAPDWAFVLGDLAVCAGVGVVSLAVATWAYRRAAVR, encoded by the coding sequence GTGAGTGTCGTACCCGCCGAGGTTCTGCCGGGCGGCACCCGGGCCGTCACCGGGTCGGCGTCCCGCGCCGCCGCCGAGCTGGCACCCCGCGCGCGGCTGTGGCCGTCGCTGGTGGCCGTCTACCGGGCGCAGCTGTCCCGCGCGCGGGTGGCCCGCATCCCGCTGCTGTTCGTGGCGACCTTCCAGTCGGTCGGCATCCTGATCATGATGCGGGGCGTGGTGGACGGCGGCCGTGAGGCCGAGGCCGTGGTCGCGGGCTCCTCCGTGCTCGTCGTCGCCTTCGTCGCGCTGAACCTGCTCGCCCAGTACTTCGGGCAGCTGCGGGCCAGCGGGGGACTGGACCACTACGCGACCCTCCCGGTGCCGCCGGCGGCCGTCGTGCTGGGCGCGGCGGGGGCGTACGCCTCCTTCACCGTGCCGGGGACCCTGGTGACCGCCGTCTTCGGCTGCGTGCTCTTTGGACTGCCGTTCACCCACCTGTGGGTGCTCGCGGCCGTGATCCCGCTGGCCGGCGCCGCGCTGTCCGGCCTCGGCGCCGCCTTCGGACTGCTCGCGCCGCGGCCCGAGCTGGCCACCGTGCTGGGGCAGCTCGGCATGTCGGCGGCGCTGCTGCTGGGCGTGCTGCCGCCGGACCGGATGCCGGAGGCGGTGCGCTTCGCCCGCGACCTGCTGCCGTCGACCTACGGGGTCGAGGCGTTCGCCCGGACCTTCCGGGCCGCTCCCGACTGGGCGTTCGTCCTCGGGGACCTGGCCGTCTGCGCGGGTGTCGGCGTCGTCTCGCTGGCCGTCGCCACCTGGGCGTACCGCCGGGCCGCCGTCCGGTGA
- a CDS encoding LON peptidase substrate-binding domain-containing protein, whose translation MTTVRLPLFPLNSVLFPGLVLPLNVFEERYRAMMRDLLKTPEDESRRFAVVAIRDGHEVAASSPGLPDPTSPPDRGPAAGFGDSPLETFHDVGCVADAATIRERADGTFEVLATGTTRVKLLSVDASGPFLTAELQELPEEPGDEAGALAEGVLRAFRQYQKRLAGARERSLTTGAELPDDPSVVSYLVAAAMMLDTPTKQRLLQAPDTASRLREELTLLRAETAIIRSLPSLPASDLTRGPTSLN comes from the coding sequence GTGACCACCGTCCGTCTGCCGCTCTTCCCCCTCAACTCGGTGCTGTTCCCGGGACTCGTGCTCCCGCTGAACGTCTTCGAGGAGCGTTATCGCGCCATGATGCGCGACCTGCTGAAGACCCCCGAGGACGAATCGCGCCGGTTCGCCGTCGTGGCCATCCGTGACGGCCACGAGGTCGCGGCGAGCTCCCCGGGGCTGCCCGATCCGACCTCGCCGCCCGACCGCGGCCCCGCGGCCGGCTTCGGCGACTCCCCCCTCGAGACGTTCCACGACGTGGGCTGCGTGGCCGACGCGGCGACGATCCGCGAACGCGCCGACGGCACCTTCGAGGTGCTGGCCACCGGCACGACGCGCGTGAAGCTGCTGTCGGTGGACGCCTCGGGCCCCTTCCTGACCGCCGAGCTCCAGGAACTGCCCGAGGAGCCGGGGGACGAGGCGGGTGCTCTCGCGGAGGGGGTGCTGCGCGCCTTCCGGCAGTACCAGAAGCGCCTGGCGGGTGCCCGCGAACGCTCCCTGACCACCGGCGCCGAGCTGCCGGACGACCCGTCCGTGGTGTCGTACCTGGTGGCGGCGGCGATGATGCTGGACACCCCGACCAAGCAGCGCCTGCTCCAGGCCCCCGACACCGCTTCCCGGCTGCGGGAGGAGCTGACCCTGCTGCGCGCGGAGACGGCGATCATCCGCAGTCTGCCCTCGCTGCCCGCGTCGGACCTGACGCGCGGCCCGACGAGTCTGAACTGA